One region of Choristoneura fumiferana chromosome 3, NRCan_CFum_1, whole genome shotgun sequence genomic DNA includes:
- the mRpL15 gene encoding mitochondrial ribosomal protein L15: MGSRQITEKSLSMIRSLPRISLANIRDNPGSRKTQKRGRGQHGGDKHGAGNKGSGQRQNYMRLGYETGNNPFYLRIPQEHYYKGHHFRRQYPPLSLHALQSLIDKDRVDITKPIDIASIIRTGLYNIFPDQKHFGINLTDEGADIFDAKINIEVQWASEQVIAAVEKNGGTITTAYYDPHSLFLLKNPKKFFESGQAIPRRMIPPPDAIEYYTSAEFRGYLADPEKISQERLKLSQKYGYQLPELEKDPKFNMLCVRKDPRQIFYGLEPGWVINLRDKCILKPKVEELLKFYAS; encoded by the exons ATGGGGTCTCGCCAAATAACCGAGAAATCGCTGTCAATGATAAGATCTTTACCTAGGATATCACTTGCAAATATACGTGATAATCCAGGCTCAcgaaaaaca caaaaaagAGGACGTGGGCAGCATGGTGGTGACAAACATGGTGCTGGTAACAAGGGCTCAGGCCAGAGGCAGAATTACATGAGATTGGGATATGAGACAGGAAACAATCCTTTCTACCTAAGAATTCCTCAGGAACATTACTATAAGGGACATCA CTTCAGAAGGCAGTATCCTCCCCTTTCTTTGCATGCCTTGCAAAGCTTAATAGACAAGGATCGTGTGGATATTACAAAGCCTATTGATATAGCAAGTATTATAAGAACTGGCCTGTACAACATTTTCCCTGATCAAAAACACTTCGGTATAAACTTGACTGATGAGGGAGCTGATATATTTGATGCAAAAATTAACATTGAGGTTCAGTGGGCCAGTGAGCAGGTTATAGCGGCAGTAGAAAAGAATGGTGGCACCATCACAACAGCATATTATGATCCCCACAGTCTTTTTCTTTTAAAGAATCCCAAGAAGTTCTTCGAATCTGGACAAGCTATTCCGAGGAGAATGATCCCTCCACCTGATGCCATTGAATACTATACAAGTGCTGAGTTTAGGGGATATCTGGCAGATCCTGAAAAGATTTCTCAAGAAAGGcttaagttgtctcaaaagtATGGGTATCAGTTGCCAGAATTAGAGAAAGATCCAAAATTTAACATGTTATGTGTAAGGAAAGACCCGAGACAGATCTTCTATGGTCTGGAACCTGGATGGGTAATTAATTTGCGTGACAAGTGTATTTTAAAGCCTAAAGTTGAAgaattacttaaattttatgCTTCATAA